The Paramicrobacterium fandaimingii DNA segment CGTTGCAGTTGAGTCCGGCAATCGTGACACCGGTGCCGTCGAACTGTTCGAGGTAGTCGTCGCGCGCGGCGTCACTTGTGAGTACCTCGTCGAGGCGGGGAACATGTACTGCTGGCAGGAAACCACCGCTGTTCACCTCGATACCCTGCAGCCCGAGTCCCGCGACAACGTCGATCGCTTCCGGAAGCGTGCGGTCGTGCAGAATTGCGTTGTAGACGCCGAGTTTCATTGTCAGTTCTCCTTCTCAACACGAACAGCGGCACCGGCGTTGCGCGCCGATTCTGCGACGGCTTCCAGCATCCGCATGCTGTGAATGCCCTCGTCAAAGGTGGCGCATCGCGGCAGCGAGTCGCCCTCGGGCATGCCCGCAACCTCTTCGAGGAACGATCGCGCCTGAAAGACGAAGCCATCATTCTGGCCGAAGCCGATCCCAGGAGCGTCCATGGGGAATCCGCCTGCGACGTACGGATGGTTCGGGCCGAGGATGACCTGGCGCTCTCCGCGCTGCGACGGCTCGCCCTCGGTCTTGAACAGCGAGATCTCGCTTGGTCGCTCCTGGTTCCAACTCGCCGTCCCTTTGGTGCCGAACACCTCGAACGCGAGCCCGTTGGGATGCCCGGCGGCAACGCGCGACACCTCGATGCTGCCCGACGCGCCGTTGGCGAAGCCCGCGGTAAACGCCGCGTAGTCATCGTTCTCAACCGGCTCGAAGGTGTCACTCACGGCGACGTGCCCGTGGCCGACCGTAGCCTCAAGCGGCACAGGGCGTTCGTTGATCACCGTGCTGAATCGACCGCCCGAGACCTCGATGACCTCGCCTGCGATGAACTCGGCGATGTACGACAGGTGGCTGCCGACGTCGGCGAGCGCCCCGGAGCCCATCGGCCCCTTGTAGCGCCACGTGATGGGTGCCATCGGGTCGCAGCTGTAGTCCGCCCAGTAGCGTCCGCGGAAGTGCAGAATCTCACCGAGTTCGCCGCTCTGCACGAGGTCGCGCACGAACGCGATGCCCGGGGCGCGACGGAAGGTGAAGCCCACGCGGGCAACCGATGACGCCGTGCGGGCAGCATCCGCCATGGCTTCGGCGTCTGCAATGGTGTCGCTCAGCGGCTTCTCGCAGAGCACGTGCTTGCCCGCAGCAAGCAACCCTTCGACAACCTCGCGGTGAAGGTGGTTCGCGATGACGACGCTCACCACGTCGATGTCGTCCGCCTCGGCGATGGCCTGCCAGTTCTGGTCCGTGCGCTCGAAGCCGAATCGTCGCGCGGCTGCCTCGCCGAATACCGGGTTGACGTCGCCGATCGACACCAGACGAATCTCAGGAAGCACCGGGTCATACAGTGTTGACGCCGCTCGATACGCGGCGGCGTGTGCGCGGCCGGCCATTCCGGCGCCGATGACGGCGACGCCAATCGAATCCGACATGATGTTCCTCCACAGTTCTCGTCTTTGAAATGATGGGCGACCCGGGTAGTGTCGGATCGATTGGAGCGTTCCAATATCGCTAGTACGAACACGCTAACCTGTGTAGTAATGTCCTGTCAAATGATTTCTTGAGGATGCTGATGAGCACACGAGTCACGATTTACGACGTCGCCTCGGCGGCTGGCGTCTCAAAGTCTCTCGTGTCGCTCGTGCTGCAGGGATCGCCCCGCGTCAGCCAGGGGAAGCGCATCGCCGTCGAGCAGGCCATCGCTAACCTCGGCTATCAGCCGAACCGACTTGCCGCCGGCCTTGCGGGAACCCAGACGAAGAGCATCGGCGTGGTGATCGATGACTTTCGCAACCTCTGGTTCGTCGAGCTGCTTGAGGGCTTGAAGACTGCATTAGCCGATACCGGCTACTCGTTGAGCGTTGCGGACATGTCGCTCAACTCGCACATCGGCCGTGACGCCGTAGCGACGTTCCAATCGCTGCGCGTTGATGGCATCATCATCGCCGCCGAGGCAGCCGGACTCCTGCACCAGCTGAGAGGAACTCCTCACGTGGTCGTCGGAGGCCGGGAGATGGGAGATACCTCGAGCATCACCGTCGCGAACGATGACATCGCTGGCGGGCGCCTGATCACAGAACACCTCTTGAGCCTCGGCCACCGCAGCGTCCATTTTCTCTCCGGAATCGGAGAGGCCAATCGGAGGCGCCTGATCGGCTATGCGCGGGCAATGAACGAGGCCGGACTCGAGCCAAACATGGCGGATGCCGGAGGCACGACGGAGAAGCACGGCAACGAAGCCGCGAACGCGCTGCTCAACGAGCATCCGGAGGCCACCGCCATCATTGGGGCGAACGACACCATGGCTATCGGTGCACTCGGGGCGATGCGCACACGAGGGCTCAGCGCGCCAGAGGACATCTCCGTCGTCGGCTACGACGATTCTCCCCCCGCCGGATACGACATGATCTCACTCACCACCGTCGATGACCGCGGGCACGAGGTGGGGCGTCAGGCTGGTCGCGCGCTGCGGGCCGCGATCGCGCACGACGAAGCGCCGACGACCGAGATTCTCGTGCCGCCGACGCTTGTCATTCGCAGCTCCAGTGGAGCCGTCCCGCTGCGCTGATCGTCCCTCAGCGCCGTAGATGCACGGTGTAGAGAGCCCCTGTGGTGACGCCCTCCTCGACCGCTTCCAAGGTGCGTCCGCGCGTCTCGGGAACCTGCGTGGCCACGAAGATCAGTGCAAGCACACCCACTCCGGCGAAGAGGAAGAACGTTCCCGTTATGCCGACGCCTTCGACAAGCGAGGGGAAGTACAGCGAGAGGAAGCCATTCGTGATCCACAGGGCGAGCACGGAAATCCCAATGCCGATGCCGCGCATGTGCAAAGGGAAGATCTCAGAGAGATACACCCACACAGCGACGTTGAGGAACGTCTGCATCGATCCGACGAAGATCACGACGAGCAGAAGGATCACCCAGGGGCGCAGCGGATTTCCCGCCGGAAGCAGCATTGACGAGACGCCGATGAGCACGTGGCTGATCGTCGTGAGGGAGAGGCCGATGATGAACGTCTTGCGGCGGTCGATGCGGTCCATCATCCACAGCGCGATGATTCCTCCCACGACGGCGATGACGCCGGGGGCGATGTTGGCGATCAACGCTGCGTCCCTGTCGAAGCCCGATTCGATCAGCACGATCTGCCCGTAATACATTATCGAGTTGATACCCGTGAGCTGCTGAGCGATTCCCAGACCGATGCCGACGAGCAGAGTGCGGAAGAGCCACTTGTTCGTGAGAATCGAACGGATGCCGACGGTGTGTGCTTCCTTCTCCTCCTCGGCGATGCCCTGGATCTCGTCAAGCTCCGCCTGCGCACGCTCCGGGGAACGCACCGTTTTCAGAACCTCGAGCGCATCGGCAAACCGGTGCTTCTCCACAAGCCAGCGGGGCGACTCTGGCATCCTCAGCATCCCGATGAAGAGGGCGGCTGCCGGAATCGCGCAGACGGCGAACATGAATCGCCAGACGCCGTCGATGTGGCCCCAAACATTGCCGATGATGGCGTTGACGACAAAGGCGGAAAGCTGGCCGACGACGATGGCGAGCTCATTACGACCAGCGATCGAGCCGCGGATCTCATAGGGTGCCATTTCGGCGAGGAACACGGGGACGACAGTGGATGCTCCGCCGACAGCGAGTCCGAGGCAGATTCGGCCGACCACGAGGATCTCGTAGTTCGGAGTGAACACGACGATCATGGCGCCAACGAAGAAGAAGGCGGCGAGCAGCAGGATCGTCTTGCGACGTCCCCACGCGTCGGAGATGCGTCCGCCGACGAGCGCACCGGCTGCGGCAGCGAATACGAGAGAACTCGTGACAACGCCCTCGGTGAACGGCGTCAGACCGAGCTCCTCGGTCATAGGGCTCAGCGCACCGTTGATGACGCCGGTGTCGTAGCCGAAGAGCAGTCCGCCGAAGGTGGCGATGAGGGCGATGACGCCGAGACGCTTGCGGAAGGGGCCCTTGCCGAGCGGAGGCAGAGTCCCGATGCTGTCGCTGCCCTTGCTGTGTGGCACTGTCATGAACGACTCCTTCGTCTGATGCTGTCTGCCAATGACAGCATCTTCGTCAGCAGGTTACGCACGTCGCGAAACTTTGTGAGGACATTCTAACCACTTAACCTTTAAGCCCACAATCACGACCACCATTTTCCTCGGAATACATCACGGACGGCGGTCCGCAACACACTGCGTGTACGCGAACCGCCGTCCGTGACCGTTCAGAGTCAGTCTTGTTTCTTCTGTCGTTTCATATCGGTGAGCTCTGTCACGGGAACTCGACCGACACCAGCGGCATCGTCACTCTCGATCTCATCACGAATGGAACGGAGCTCGCCGGTGTCGGCTCCCGCCGACGCAAGCTCATGCACGAGTTCTTCAAGCTCTGCCCCACCAGCCATCATCGTCGTCAAGTCGTCAAGGGTGATTTCGGACTTGCGGTGATAGCCGATACTCTGCCCCCTCTTCAGCAAGAGGAAGCGATCGCCGACGGGGTACGCATGGTGTGGGTTGTGCGTGATGAAGACGACGCCGAGACCACGCTCCCGCGCCTGGATGACGTATTTCAGAACAACGCCCGACTGCTTGACGCCAAGCGCAGCCGTCGGCTCGTCCAGAATCAGAACCTTTGCCCCAAAATAGACGGCTCGCGCGATGGCGACACATTGACGCTCCCCTCCGGAGAGCGTCCCGATCGGCTGCTCGACATCTCGCAGATCGATGCCCATGTCGAACAGTTCCCGTTTCGCTGTCCGCTTCATGAAATCAATGTCGAGACGCTTGAACGGCCCTCGCCCCTTCGTCGCCTCCGAACCGAGGAAGAAATTTCTCCAGACCGGCATGAGCGGCGCCACGGCAAGGTCCTGGTAAACCGTCGCAATTCCGCGTTCGAGTGCCTGACGCGGCGAGTTCAGCTTTTCGGCCTTGCCGTCAATCTCGAAGACCCCGTTATCGTGCTGGTGAAGTCCCGCAATGATCTTGATCAGCGTTGACTTTCCTGCGCCGTTGTCACCGAGAACGCACATCACCTCACCGCGAGCGACCTCGAGATTGACGTCACGAAGGGCAATGATGTTCCCGTAGCTCTTGCTGACGTCCGCCATTTTGATCAGCGGTGGCTCGACGGGTATTCCAGTCGTCATCATTTTGCTCCCTTCCCTGCTCGACGTTGCAACCAGAAATTCAGCACGGTTGCCCCGAGGAGCATGGCTCCGAGGAAGAACTTCAACCAGTCTGGATTCCACTCGGCATAGACGACACCTTTCAAAGCCATGCCGTAGATGAGCGCCCCAATCGCCCCACCGATGGCGCTTCCGTATCCGCCAGTCAGAAGACACCCGCCGACGACCGCCGCGATGATGTAGAGAAACTCGTTTCCAATACCCTCACCGGACTGAACCGTCTTGAATGCGAAGAGCTGGTGCATTCCCAGCAACCAGGCGCAGAACCCGACCCCCATATACAAGCCGATCTTCGTCGCCCAAACCGGGACACCCACAGCTCGCGCCGACCCCGGCGCACCCCCGCTCGCCAAGATCCAGTTGCCGATCCTTGTCCGACGCAGAATCCACGTCGCGATAACGACGAGTGCGATCCAATAGAAGACTGTGATCTTCACTCCGATGCCGAAGATCGGTATTTCTGACGCGAAGATAACTGCAGCGGATTCGAAACCGGGCATGTTCTCAATGGACGGGGTAGCGACCGCGCCCGTGATCGCACGAGTGAGCCCCAGGTTGAGCCCAATGAGCATGAAGAAGGTAGCGAGGGTAACAATAAAGCTCGCGAGTCGCGTCTTCATGAGTAGCCAGCCATTGAGGAAGCCGACGCCCACCGAGAAGACAAGCGCAAGGATAACGCCAATCCAGACGTTGGATCCGAACCAATAGACGGAGAGAGATGCGGCAAGGGAACTCGAAATCACTCCAACGCCGGTCGACAAGTCGAACTCGCCTCCGATCATGAGCATCGAGACGCCGACCGCCATGATCCCGACAGCCGACGCCCCGTACAGCGTCGTCGCGATGGAACTCGGCGTGATGAAGATCGGGGCGACGATGGCGAACATCACAAAAAGGACGATCGCGGCGGCGGCCGCCCCCACCTCTGGCTTCGTGAAGATTTTCGCGAAGACAGAGGCGGAAGCAACTCGCTCGTCGGCCTGCTGACGCACAGGCGTCTGAGTAGTCATACAGTACTCTCCCTGTTATCTTGTGCCGTTCTTGGCGAACTCGGCGATGGATTCAGCATTCTCCTGAGTAATGATCTGCGGTCCGGTCAGAACCGGCTTACCGCCGCCCATGACATTGCCGTTGTCGTGGTACAGACGAGCCGACGACACAGCCAGGTAACCCTGAAGATACGGCTGCTGATCCACGAGGAACTGGATGTCGCCGTCTTGCAGCGCCTTGATCGCTTCCGCATTGAGGTCAAACGTTGCCAACTTGGCGTCGCTCCCGGCATCGGCGATGGAGTCAATCGCTGTCATGGCGAAGGGAGCGCCCAGAGTCAGCACGTAGTCGATATCACTGCCGGTTTGCAGCTTTGCAGTGATCGTCGACGCGACGTTGTTCATGTCCGTGCCCTGCACGTACAGCCGTTCGAACTCGCCTTCAAACGTTTCGTCGACCCCGTCGCAGCGGTTCTCAAGACCGATGTGACCCTGTACCTGAATCACGCAGATCATGTTGGTTGCGCCAAGCTCATTGAGCTTTTCGCCAGCCGCTTCTCCAGCTACTCGATCATTCTGACCGAAATGAGCAAGCACGCCCATGTCCTTGTACTGGTCCTCACCAGAGTTGAGACTGAAGACCGGAATCCCCGCAGCGACTGCGTCCTTCACCGGGCCAGACATTGCCTCCGGCTTTGCCAGAGTGACGACGATGGCATCAACGCTCTTGTCGATGGCCTGCTGCACGAGTTGCGCCTGCCGCGCACCATCTTCGTCGTTGCTGTACAGCAACTCGATGTTCAGTTCGCTAGCCGCCTTTTCCGCGCCAGCCCTCACGATGTCCCAGAAGGTGTCTCCGGGAGGTGCGTGGGTGATGAAAGCGACCTTCAGAGGATCTGACTTTTCTCCGCCTCCGCCGTCATCGCCCTGTTTGACGCCCGCAGGGCCACTGCACGCCGTCAGAGCGACCGCGGCCGATACTGCCAGCGCAGCGATGCCGAGCCGGCCCCAACGCCGTAAAC contains these protein-coding regions:
- a CDS encoding Gfo/Idh/MocA family protein codes for the protein MSDSIGVAVIGAGMAGRAHAAAYRAASTLYDPVLPEIRLVSIGDVNPVFGEAAARRFGFERTDQNWQAIAEADDIDVVSVVIANHLHREVVEGLLAAGKHVLCEKPLSDTIADAEAMADAARTASSVARVGFTFRRAPGIAFVRDLVQSGELGEILHFRGRYWADYSCDPMAPITWRYKGPMGSGALADVGSHLSYIAEFIAGEVIEVSGGRFSTVINERPVPLEATVGHGHVAVSDTFEPVENDDYAAFTAGFANGASGSIEVSRVAAGHPNGLAFEVFGTKGTASWNQERPSEISLFKTEGEPSQRGERQVILGPNHPYVAGGFPMDAPGIGFGQNDGFVFQARSFLEEVAGMPEGDSLPRCATFDEGIHSMRMLEAVAESARNAGAAVRVEKEN
- a CDS encoding ATP-binding cassette domain-containing protein, coding for MTTGIPVEPPLIKMADVSKSYGNIIALRDVNLEVARGEVMCVLGDNGAGKSTLIKIIAGLHQHDNGVFEIDGKAEKLNSPRQALERGIATVYQDLAVAPLMPVWRNFFLGSEATKGRGPFKRLDIDFMKRTAKRELFDMGIDLRDVEQPIGTLSGGERQCVAIARAVYFGAKVLILDEPTAALGVKQSGVVLKYVIQARERGLGVVFITHNPHHAYPVGDRFLLLKRGQSIGYHRKSEITLDDLTTMMAGGAELEELVHELASAGADTGELRSIRDEIESDDAAGVGRVPVTELTDMKRQKKQD
- a CDS encoding sugar ABC transporter substrate-binding protein, with the protein product MLITRLRRWGRLGIAALAVSAAVALTACSGPAGVKQGDDGGGGEKSDPLKVAFITHAPPGDTFWDIVRAGAEKAASELNIELLYSNDEDGARQAQLVQQAIDKSVDAIVVTLAKPEAMSGPVKDAVAAGIPVFSLNSGEDQYKDMGVLAHFGQNDRVAGEAAGEKLNELGATNMICVIQVQGHIGLENRCDGVDETFEGEFERLYVQGTDMNNVASTITAKLQTGSDIDYVLTLGAPFAMTAIDSIADAGSDAKLATFDLNAEAIKALQDGDIQFLVDQQPYLQGYLAVSSARLYHDNGNVMGGGKPVLTGPQIITQENAESIAEFAKNGTR
- a CDS encoding ABC transporter permease, whose translation is MTTQTPVRQQADERVASASVFAKIFTKPEVGAAAAAIVLFVMFAIVAPIFITPSSIATTLYGASAVGIMAVGVSMLMIGGEFDLSTGVGVISSSLAASLSVYWFGSNVWIGVILALVFSVGVGFLNGWLLMKTRLASFIVTLATFFMLIGLNLGLTRAITGAVATPSIENMPGFESAAVIFASEIPIFGIGVKITVFYWIALVVIATWILRRTRIGNWILASGGAPGSARAVGVPVWATKIGLYMGVGFCAWLLGMHQLFAFKTVQSGEGIGNEFLYIIAAVVGGCLLTGGYGSAIGGAIGALIYGMALKGVVYAEWNPDWLKFFLGAMLLGATVLNFWLQRRAGKGAK
- a CDS encoding LacI family DNA-binding transcriptional regulator — encoded protein: MSTRVTIYDVASAAGVSKSLVSLVLQGSPRVSQGKRIAVEQAIANLGYQPNRLAAGLAGTQTKSIGVVIDDFRNLWFVELLEGLKTALADTGYSLSVADMSLNSHIGRDAVATFQSLRVDGIIIAAEAAGLLHQLRGTPHVVVGGREMGDTSSITVANDDIAGGRLITEHLLSLGHRSVHFLSGIGEANRRRLIGYARAMNEAGLEPNMADAGGTTEKHGNEAANALLNEHPEATAIIGANDTMAIGALGAMRTRGLSAPEDISVVGYDDSPPAGYDMISLTTVDDRGHEVGRQAGRALRAAIAHDEAPTTEILVPPTLVIRSSSGAVPLR
- a CDS encoding sugar porter family MFS transporter — protein: MTVPHSKGSDSIGTLPPLGKGPFRKRLGVIALIATFGGLLFGYDTGVINGALSPMTEELGLTPFTEGVVTSSLVFAAAAGALVGGRISDAWGRRKTILLLAAFFFVGAMIVVFTPNYEILVVGRICLGLAVGGASTVVPVFLAEMAPYEIRGSIAGRNELAIVVGQLSAFVVNAIIGNVWGHIDGVWRFMFAVCAIPAAALFIGMLRMPESPRWLVEKHRFADALEVLKTVRSPERAQAELDEIQGIAEEEKEAHTVGIRSILTNKWLFRTLLVGIGLGIAQQLTGINSIMYYGQIVLIESGFDRDAALIANIAPGVIAVVGGIIALWMMDRIDRRKTFIIGLSLTTISHVLIGVSSMLLPAGNPLRPWVILLLVVIFVGSMQTFLNVAVWVYLSEIFPLHMRGIGIGISVLALWITNGFLSLYFPSLVEGVGITGTFFLFAGVGVLALIFVATQVPETRGRTLEAVEEGVTTGALYTVHLRR